caacacctctactatggaagaaaagatggctgaaatggaacaaagggtcacccttctcacaaaagcacttgaagataaggatgtCCAAATTGCAACCTTGATGAACAAACTGGAAGTCCAAGATTCGGGATAATCAAATCTAGACCTTGAGCACCCTCCTGGCTTTACCTTGAAGGGAGAAAACGCTAGGGGTGATAAGGGAAAAGGAGGTGAAGGCACTTCTCAACAAGGacattccacctcaatggcctcgatatctgtccaacaactgtaggacatgataacgaacaccatacgagcacaatatggaggttcttctacacattctctcatatattcaaaaccttatacgaagcgcattgacaatatgagaatgccaaataggtatcaaccccccaagttcttgcaattcaatggtaagggaaaccctaagcaacacgttgctcactttgtagaaacctgcgagaacgcagggactcaaggaggcctctttgtaaagcagtttgttcgttcactgaaagggaatgcctttgattggtatacagacttggaacctgagtcaattgatagttgggatcagttggaaagggagttccttaaccggttttacagcacgcaccgcacggtaagcatgatagagcttaccaatactaagtaGTGGAAAGACGAACTCGTTGTTGACTACATCAAtcggtggcgttctttgagtttagattgtaaggatagactgtctgaaatatctgctgtagaaatgtgcatccaaggcatgcattggggacttctgtacatcctacaaggggtAAAGCCCCGAACATttgaagaattggcaactcgtgcgcatgacatggaattgagtatctcttgccatgaaaatatgaaacctcccgtacctgaagaaaagaaagaaaggcgagaaataaggaaaaatgatAGGAATAcgaaaagtaatgtcaaacactccatgaatgtcaaccctgccccAGTCAAAATTTCAACGGGAAATGTAAAGGCTCACGAGAAGAGGCCTGAGGGAGGCCAACGACGTGAGACGCGTCGCTCATCACTCAAGGAATGGGAACAAaaggtgtatcctttccttgacACTGATATACCCGAAATGCTAGAACAACTGctcaacttgaaattaattgaattgccagaatgcaaacGACCGGAAGAAGTAGGAAAGGTTGATGACTCgaactattgtaagtatcattgcatcataagtcatccgatccaaaaatgctttgttcttaaagaactcatcatgaagctagccaaggaaaggaaaatcgacTTAGATGTTAATGATGTTGCTCAGTCAAACCTTGTAACATTTGCTTACGGGTCACCTAGTTGCAAGTCTTCAACTACTAAGCAGAGGGCGAATACCATGTTCATCcgatttggttctttggaacCTGTTCAAGTTCAGCTTTCACAAAAAGCATCTGATTATAactcaaatgatgataaaaagtcaacaatggatgaggaagagggttggacgttggttactcgtaagagatggaagaagagacgagtattccctcttcatttgatcacccaagagtctagaagagcacaaaaccaaattcagccgcagtcaagaagaaagaatgataaaaggaGAGAAAGACTAAGAACGGAAATGTGTGATGATtcggcacaaacccaaaaatttcgaagtcttgtcacattggaagaattttttcccataaaattctttcaaaacaagtcagcggaggctgttcacacggtctctcgttgtgaagttgatgaaaaacaaaaaggtgttGACCATGGTAGTTCAAATGAGACTTTGTCGTCTTTAGAACAACTCAAATCTCAGGTTGATAAAGTTGAACCCTCGCAATCCTCCACCTCACCGAAAGAAGGGATCATCCAAGCTCTTGAAGAGCCAAAGATTTACACTCCTTGTACCaatacacttcaacaaacacaggAATGTTTCGCGTGCTCTCCAGACTTGACTTTCACTGACGAGGATCTATTGTTAGGCCCTAAGCCTCACAATCGTCCACTTTATGTCTCTGGTTATGCTCGTGAACAAAAGATTGATTGCATTCTCATTGATGGAGGTTCAACTATTAATATACTACCaaaaatgacaatgagacgacttggtcttgctatggaggaattatcacacagtcgcttggtcatacaaggttttaaccaaggaggacaacgcgccatcggcatgatacacttggagttaattattggagaattgacaagcaatgttttgttccatgtcattgatgccaaaacaacctacaacatgttgttaggaCATCCATGGATCCATGGGAACAGAATAGTGCCGTCAACTTTGCACCAATGTTTCAAGTATCCTCAAGGTGGAATAAAGAAAGTCGATGCCgacttgaagcctttttctGAAACTGAAGCTCACTTTGTTGACGCAaagttttatgtagaagatgatatccctaatgaagttctcccagttgaagtcccgtccatgaaaagcaagcagggtgaaaagaagcatgttaaattcATCACTAGAAAGGATATTCCTTCCCCAAAGGAAGATCCACGATATGGGAATAACCAGTCTAGTGAGTCTACTAGCAATTCAGAGAGAGCGGATGAAAGTTCTACGCCTTCCAATAACCCTCCATTCCTCCGTTATGTACCATGGTCACGCCGCAAGAATGGACAATCACCATTCACGGaatgccttcaatctacaatggacatgcgaagacctcctacaaagctcacgatgaaggatgtagccatattgaaagaaaatcatgtaatgcctttaacttcatccacaaatcctttgccCTCAAAGCCACTAAATGGATTCGTGAGGTCTTCGCAAAGTCTGACAGAGCATGGTATTCTACCAAGTAAACGGATGAAAGAATGGTTTGACCCAAAGGCATATAGGCTATTAGCCAAAGCAggctatgatttctcaaaacagAGTGGCCTAGGGAAACTAATTCCAAAAGCCACCGGAGAAAAGATGCACGGCCTTAGTAAAACTCAAGGGAAAATGCGACTTGAAGGGCATGAAATTCCTATCTCAAAGACCGGAATAGGTTATACTCCAGAACCACCGgctcaaatatggatcaataaaagaagcaatgcttcaagttcccaatacataacagtagaggttgatgaaagttcgaatcaaagaaaagatcacTCTTCATCACGCATCTCAGTATTCGATCGCATTAAGGCTTCATCATCACGAATTACAGTGTTTGACAGGTTGAATACGGCTTGTTTAACACAAAGTCGGGACACTTTTGCGTGTGGATCAGTCTTTAATCAATTGGGGGCAACAAAAAGGCCCATTGATACTTGCTCTCAAAGCTCAATAAACTTTGAGgaccaaaaggaggagaaagctaatgatgagatacgtagtagtattccttcacgcatgaagcgtaactttatcttggatatcagCATTGAAGGAGCTCTCAAAGTCAAAAGGCGAACGATTGTACACACAAGTCAGTCACTCGTCCACAATGAGCAAATTGAAGAAGTATCATCCTCGTTTCATATTACAGTAGAAGAAGATATACTGTCAGATGATGAAGCCGTAAAGAATGAGGTCGATGAAGCTCCCCTAGCCTTGGAAGATGGAGTACAGGCTACAgttgatgaacttaaagagatcaatttaggAACTACTGAAGAACCTCGACCAACTTTCATCAATGCCTTTCTCACTCCTGCAGAATAAGAAGGATACCTCTAGCTCctggtagaatataaagatgtgtttgcttggacttaCAAAGAAATGCCTGGGCTCAATCCAAGTATTGCTTTACACCATTTGGCAGTAAAGAAGGGCGTGTACCCagtaaaacaagctcaaagacgctttcggccggagcttatccctcaaatagaaactgaggtcaataagctaattgagGCAGGCTTCATCCGTGAAGTACAATATTCGGAGTGGATCGCTAATATCGTccctgtcaaaaagaagaatggacaaatccgggtgtgcgttgacttccgtgatctgaacaatgcatgtcccaaggatGATTTTCCGTTGCCTATCACTTATATCATGGTTGACGCCACTACTGGTCATGAAGCcttatctttcatggatggctcttctggttacaaccaaatttgaatgaatcctaaggatgaagagttcacAGCTTTTCGTACCTCTAAAGGTATTCACtgttacaaagtaatgccttttggattaaagaacgctggtgctacttatcaacgagccatgcaaaagatctttgataatgtacttcataagtatgtggagtgttatgtcgatgatttggtggttaaaacaaaaagaagggaAGACCATCTGGTAGATTTGCGATCCGTGTTCAACCGCTTAAGAAAGTATCAACTTAAAATGAACCCTCGCAAATGCGCTTTCGGCGTAACATCCgggaaatttcttggtttcattGTGAGGCACCGCGGTATTGAAATTGACCAGTCCAAAATTGAAGCTATCCAGAAAATGCCAGAGCCCAAGAACCTGCGAGAACTTAGAGACTTGCAAGGAAAACTAGCTTACATACAAcgatttatttcaaacttggCAGGTCGATGTCAGCCTTTCAATAGATTAATGAAGAAGGATGCACACTTTAAATGGGATGAGGCTTGTAGCAATACTTTTGCGCAcatcaaaagatacttgcttaatcctccagttttaggtgctcctatccctagaaagcctttggtgttgtacattgcggcacaagaaaggtctctaggtgctcttatggcacaagaaaataaagaagggaaagaaagagcccTTTATTATTTAAGCCGGACTCTCAATGgagctgaattaaattattctcctattGAAAAGATGTGCCTCACTTTTTTCTTTGCCATAGACAAATTGGAGCATTACATGCAAGCACATACGGTCCGTTTGATAGCAAAGGTGGACTCGATTAAATATGTCCTCTCCAGGCCAATGGTTTCAGGTCGCATAGCTCGATGGGCAGTCTTGCTGCAACAATACGACCTTGCATATGTTCCGCAAAAAGCTATCAAAGGACAAGTATTGGCAGATTTCTTAGCTGATCACCCAGTTCCATCTGATTGGGAGTTCTCTGATGATTTCCCAGATGAAGatgtgttttacattgaagtaatgccaccatggatgatgtttttcAATGGGGTTGCACGTCAAGAAGGAGTGGGGGCAGgtgtagtgtttgtttctccacaaCGACAAATACTTCTATATTCGTTCTCATTAAGCGAACTTTGCTCTAGCAATGTAGTCGAATATCAAGCATTGATCATTGGTctacaaatggccattgaaatcgGCATATCGCAACTCGAGATCTTTggggattccaaattaattatcaaccaaatttTGGAGCAGTATGATGTCAAGAAAGAGGACCTTGACCCTTATTGCAAATATGCGAAGAAGTTGCTCGCAAATTTTAAGGCAATTACATTGGAGCATATACCGAGGAAGGAGAATAGACAGGCTGATGCTTTAGCTAATTTGGCTACCACCTTAGCATTATCCCAAGAAGAGACAGCCAAAGTTGTTGTTTCCCAAAGGTGGGTGGTGCCTTTcgtggttgaagaagaaaaagaagaaaagcaagccAATGTCATTTCTGTATGCCTTGTCGTAAAGGAAGATTGGCGACAAACAATCATTGAGTACCTTCAACATGGAAGACTCCCGGATGATGTATGCCACAAGACCGAAGTTCGGCGAAGGGCTGCTCGATtcatttactataaagaaactctcttctgccgttcatttgatggtttgtttctcctttgcttaggagaggaagaggctaaacaagccttagaAGAAGCTCATTCTGGAATATGCGGTGCACACCAATCAGGTCCTAAGT
This genomic stretch from Castanea sativa cultivar Marrone di Chiusa Pesio chromosome 1, ASM4071231v1 harbors:
- the LOC142630347 gene encoding uncharacterized protein LOC142630347 — protein: MVSGRIARWAVLLQQYDLAYVPQKAIKGQVLADFLADHPVPSDWEFSDDFPDEDVFYIEVMPPWMMFFNGVARQEGVGAGVVFVSPQRQILLYSFSLSELCSSNVVEYQALIIGLQMAIEIGISQLEIFGDSKLIINQILEQYDVKKEDLDPYCKYAKKLLANFKAITLEHIPRKENRQADALANLATTLALSQEETAKVVVSQRWVVPFVVEEEKEEKQANVISVCLVVKEDWRQTIIEYLQHGRLPDDPPEPLHPTVASWPFDAWGLDAIRPLPKSSGGHLYILAATDYFSKWAEAVPLREVKKETVVNFIRTHLIYRYGVPRYIITDNGKPFQNRLMTELC